In Zingiber officinale cultivar Zhangliang chromosome 11B, Zo_v1.1, whole genome shotgun sequence, a single window of DNA contains:
- the LOC122034013 gene encoding exocyst complex component EXO70B1-like, with protein MASHETWSMCIADNRTALQISIALLPSFPPRFVFLVDAPRFYSTLLPFVTNNEAPMERNHPHLPQKCSSFASIGDEKHREMDRNLSLGNIKLVYGHEKKERQAGDTIREEGEGEEATENSNAEQTGASLSAISDDIDKFIALLLSVDEGGERPEIPESTINKFVELVEKEIAKYESGEAKWTGEEEEEEEPSLLHAIERVYKLTEAASSFSSETNYFQTMNRAGVLLHQAMCLLEDEFYALLQDPHASKPDPGSCSTKVKGPISSAQVHDSPEPTACESPLPYPPETVQRLRMIARAMVGAGYSIECCQVFAMARRNAFDAALPRLGLERVSIEDVSKMAWESLEGDVGSWIKAFQHATTAVFPAEHALCEAVFAGHRDVSDRLFCAFARAAFIQLLTFPEAVSMTKRSAEKLFKVLDIYETLRDAAPSVDALLPNAPEAGRDQGSCAEWITGPKTEIMAVKCRIGEAAAAIFCDLESSIKADNNKMPVPGGAVHPLTRYVMNYLKYACEYRATLEQVFREHKKSDNSSAYDEECSRNGAAENEETFSVQLLEVMNLLHSNLEAKSRLYKDLALCNIFMMNNGRYVAKKVKGSPEIHQILGENWYRRRSSELRQYHKNYQRETWSRVLTSLRDEGLTTHGRSGSGVAKPVLKERFKSFNAMIDEIHKTQSAWVVSDEQMQSELRVSVSAVIVPAYRSFLGRFSQHLDPGRQTEKYIKFAPDDLESLIDGLFEGNQSATPSKRRS; from the coding sequence ATGGCGTCCCACGAGACTTGGTCAATGTGTATAGCTGACAACAGGACAGCACTTCAAATCTCCATCGCTCTTCTTCCTTCGTTTCCGCCACGATTTGTCTTCCTCGTTGACGCCCCTCGTTTCTATTCTACCCTTCTCCCCTTTGTGACAAACAACGAAGCTCCGATGGAGAGAAACCACCCTCATCTCCCTCAAAAATGCAGCAGCTTCGCCTCCATCGGCGACGAGAAGCACCGCGAGATGGACCGCAACCTCTCCTTGGGCAATATCAAACTGGTGTATGGCCACGAGAAGAAGGAGAGGCAAGCGGGGGACACGATTCGAGAGGAGGGCGAGGGAGAGGAGGCAACAGAGAATTCGAACGCGGAGCAAACCGGAGCCAGCCTCAGCGCCATCTCCGACGATATCGACAAGTTCATCGCCCTTCTTCTCTCCGTCGACGAAGGCGGAGAGAGGCCGGAGATCCCTGAGTCTACCATCAACAAATTTGTGGAGTTGGTGGAGAAGGAGATAGCCAAGTACGAGTCCGGCGAGGCGAAGTGGActggcgaggaggaggaggaggaggaaccgTCGCTTCTCCATGCGATTGAGAGGGTATATAAGCTGACGGAGGCGGCGAGCAGCTTCTCGTCGGAGACCAATTACTTCCAAACAATGAACCGTGCCGGTGTCCTGCTTCACCAAGCAATGTGCCTGCTCGAGGACGAGTTCTACGCTCTGCTTCAGGATCCACACGCAAGTAAGCCTGATCCCGGGAGCTGCAGCACGAAGGTGAAAGGCCCGATCTCGTCTGCTCAAGTCCATGACTCTCCGGAACCCACTGCCTGCGAGTCGCCACTGCCGTACCCACCGGAGACAGTGCAGCGGCTGCGTATGATCGCGCGCGCTATGGTCGGCGCGGGCTACTCGATCGAGTGCTGCCAGGTGTTCGCAATGGCGCGGCGCAACGCCTTCGACGCGGCTTTGCCGAGGCTCGGCTTGGAAAGGGTTAGCATCGAGGACGTGTCAAAGATGGCATGGGAGTCGCTCGAGGGCGACGTAGGGTCGTGGATCAAGGCCTTCCAGCACGCCACGACGGCCGTCTTTCCCGCTGAGCACGCTCTCTGCGAGGCCGTCTTCGCCGGCCATCGCGACGTATCCGATCGCTTGTTCTGTGCCTTCGCGCGCGCTGCCTTCATCCAGCTGCTCACCTTCCCGGAGGCCGTCTCCATGACCAAGCGCTCCGCCGAGAAGCTCTTCAAGGTGCTTGACATCTACGAGACGCTGCGAGATGCGGCGCCGAGCGTGGATGCTCTGCTTCCCAACGCGCCGGAAGCAGGGCGAGACCAGGGCTCCTGCGCGGAATGGATCACTGGTCCCAAGACGGAGATCATGGCGGTAAAGTGCCGAATAGGGGAGGCAGCGGCCGCCATCTTCTGCGACCTGGAGAGCAGCATCAAGGCGGACAACAACAAGATGCCGGTGCCGGGAGGCGCCGTGCATCCGCTCACCCGCTACGTGATGAACTACCTAAAGTACGCATGCGAATACAGGGCAACGCTGGAGCAAGTGTTTAGAGAGCACAAAAAGTCGGATAATTCGTCGGCCTACGACGAAGAATGCAGCAGAAATGGCGCCGCCGAGAACGAGGAGACTTTTTCGGTGCAGCTGTTGGAAGTGATGAACCTACTGCACTCGAACCTAGAGGCAAAGTCGAGACTGTACAAAGACCTGGCGCTTTGCAACATCTTCATGATGAACAACGGGCGGTACGTGGCGAAAAAGGTCAAAGGATCGCCGGAGATCCACCAGATATTAGGGGAAAACTGGTACCGGCGGCGATCGTCAGAACTCCGGCAATACCACAAGAACTATCAGCGGGAGACGTGGTCGCGGGTGCTGACGTCCCTTCGAGACGAAGGGCTGACGACGCATGGTAGGAGCGGCAGCGGGGTGGCGAAGCCGGTGCTGAAGGAGCGGTTCAAGAGCTTCAACGCCATGATCGACGAGATTCATAAGACGCAGAGCGCGTGGGTGGTGAGCGACGAGCAGATGCAGTCGGAGCTCCGCGTGTCGGTGTCGGCGGTGATCGTGCCGGCCTACCGCTCCTTCCTCGGCCGCTTCTCGCAGCACCTCGATCCTGGAAGGCAGACCGAGAAGTACATCAAGTTCGCGCCAGATGACCTCGAGAGCCTGATTGATGGGCTGTTCGAGGGTAACCAATCGGCCACGCCCAGCAAACGGAGATCGTGA